The proteins below come from a single Azospirillum thiophilum genomic window:
- a CDS encoding response regulator produces the protein MHILAVDDDEPIRELLASYLAGEGYRVTTAHDTASAKQALDGEPVDLVVCDLRLPDGDGLGLVRQIRTESQIPVIILSSKDQDVDRIVGLELGADDYLTKPFNPRELLARIKAVLRRVSNDGRPPRNADELRAVVQFANWELDLTAQRLRGQEGREVELTKAEFGLLAAFVKRPQRVLTRDQLLDLTRVDGAEVFDRSIDVLILRLRRKIEANPKEPRIIKTERGAGYVFDAKVRAV, from the coding sequence ATGCACATTCTCGCGGTCGACGACGACGAGCCGATTCGGGAGCTTCTGGCGTCCTATCTGGCGGGGGAAGGCTACCGGGTCACCACGGCGCACGATACCGCATCGGCCAAGCAGGCCCTGGATGGCGAGCCCGTCGACCTCGTGGTCTGCGACCTCCGCCTGCCCGACGGCGACGGTTTGGGGCTGGTCCGCCAGATTCGCACCGAATCGCAGATCCCCGTCATCATCCTGTCCTCCAAGGACCAGGACGTTGATCGCATCGTCGGGCTGGAGCTGGGGGCGGACGATTACCTGACCAAGCCGTTCAACCCGCGCGAACTGCTGGCCCGCATCAAGGCGGTGCTGCGCCGCGTCTCCAATGACGGACGTCCGCCGCGCAATGCCGACGAACTGCGGGCCGTCGTGCAGTTCGCCAATTGGGAGCTCGACCTCACCGCCCAGCGCCTGCGCGGGCAGGAGGGGCGCGAGGTTGAGCTCACGAAGGCGGAATTCGGTCTGCTCGCCGCCTTCGTCAAGCGGCCGCAGCGGGTGCTGACCCGCGACCAGCTGCTTGACCTCACCCGGGTCGACGGGGCGGAGGTGTTCGACCGGTCCATCGACGTCCTGATCCTGCGCCTGCGCCGCAAGATCGAGGCCAATCCGAAGGAACCCCGCATCATCAAGACCGAACGCGGCGCCGGCTACGTCTTCGACGCCAAGGTGCGGGCGGTCTAG
- the thiS gene encoding sulfur carrier protein ThiS codes for MSAVLRVNGRDEPLAAASVAELLAARGIAEGTRGVAVALNGTVVPRRQWAGTALRPGDSLEIVRPIQGG; via the coding sequence ATGAGCGCCGTCCTCCGCGTCAACGGCCGCGACGAGCCGCTCGCCGCCGCCTCTGTCGCCGAACTGCTGGCCGCCCGCGGCATCGCCGAGGGAACCCGCGGCGTCGCCGTCGCCCTCAACGGCACGGTGGTTCCCCGCCGCCAGTGGGCCGGCACCGCGCTCCGGCCGGGCGACAGCCTGGAGATCGTCCGCCCGATCCAGGGCGGCTGA
- a CDS encoding replication initiation protein codes for MNDPESNVVRFLAVDCDHENWDMLPGSMPKPRWTPITRDSQRHHVIWELASPVIIGENARRKPLALLAAVQMALTYHLNGDVNFTNTLMKNPWHQEWSTIFYPDARPVDLHEFDDWLLPRGFYTKAANSNIKPSPHGYSRNVDLFDHVRHWSYQNWTGDWAEVYGIAHDFNGMFSVPLPSKEVDATAKSVCRFMEEDYTGTPKPVLRQRTRDTKVAAILDAEASIRASGQRPTNAMIAAITGIPRRTVTNILNTL; via the coding sequence ATGAACGACCCCGAGAGCAATGTCGTTCGCTTCCTTGCTGTGGACTGCGATCACGAGAACTGGGACATGCTCCCTGGATCAATGCCGAAGCCGCGATGGACCCCTATTACCCGTGACAGTCAGCGTCATCATGTGATTTGGGAGCTTGCTTCGCCGGTCATCATCGGAGAGAACGCTCGGCGGAAACCATTGGCATTGCTTGCCGCGGTTCAAATGGCTCTTACCTATCACCTCAATGGAGACGTGAATTTCACCAACACTCTAATGAAGAATCCATGGCATCAGGAATGGAGTACCATCTTCTATCCAGATGCACGGCCGGTTGACCTCCATGAATTCGATGATTGGCTTCTACCACGCGGATTCTACACGAAGGCTGCAAACAGTAACATCAAACCATCGCCGCATGGTTATTCCAGAAATGTCGATCTCTTCGATCATGTTCGGCATTGGTCCTATCAGAATTGGACGGGCGACTGGGCTGAAGTCTACGGCATAGCCCACGATTTCAACGGAATGTTCTCAGTCCCATTACCGTCCAAGGAAGTTGACGCTACGGCCAAGTCGGTGTGTCGCTTTATGGAAGAGGATTACACGGGAACGCCGAAGCCGGTTCTACGCCAGCGTACCCGAGACACCAAAGTTGCCGCCATCTTGGACGCTGAGGCATCGATCCGCGCATCTGGGCAGCGTCCCACTAACGCCATGATCGCGGCGATCACAGGCATTCCACGGCGGACTGTGACCAACATTCTGAATACCCTCTAG
- a CDS encoding DUF1489 family protein: MPLHLIKLAVGVRDLDHLAELQDRRAVAAGGETRIPVYTRRLPKRGDELLAGGSIYWVIKGSVLVRQPILAIDTGTDAEGESFCTLQIAADRVQTVPTPHRPFQGWRYLSAEAAPQDLSAAGGVGEEMPAHLAAELRALGLL, translated from the coding sequence ATGCCCCTCCACCTCATCAAGCTCGCCGTCGGCGTCCGTGACCTCGACCATCTGGCGGAGCTTCAGGATCGCCGTGCCGTCGCGGCCGGCGGCGAAACGCGCATTCCCGTCTATACCCGCCGCCTGCCCAAGCGCGGCGACGAGCTGCTGGCGGGCGGCTCGATCTACTGGGTGATCAAGGGCAGCGTCCTGGTCCGTCAGCCCATCCTCGCCATCGACACCGGCACCGATGCCGAGGGGGAGAGCTTCTGCACCCTGCAGATCGCCGCCGACCGGGTGCAGACCGTGCCGACGCCGCACCGCCCCTTCCAGGGCTGGCGCTATCTGAGCGCCGAGGCCGCCCCGCAGGATCTCTCCGCCGCCGGTGGGGTGGGGGAGGAGATGCCGGCCCATCTGGCGGCCGAACTGCGGGCGCTCGGCCTGCTCTGA
- a CDS encoding PaaI family thioesterase — translation MPATFEPRAADWKARCLASFEQQPICRTLGIELAAIEPGFCEMRLPFRADLTQQHGFFHAGMVSTLADNAGGYAALSLMPAGAEVLAVEFKINLMSPAKGDVMIARARVVKPGRTLVITQVEIAMLDGGVEKDCALMQQTTFCVMPK, via the coding sequence TTGCCCGCCACCTTCGAACCCCGCGCCGCCGACTGGAAGGCGCGCTGCCTCGCCTCGTTCGAACAGCAGCCGATCTGCAGGACGCTCGGCATCGAGTTGGCGGCCATCGAGCCCGGCTTCTGCGAGATGCGGCTGCCCTTCCGCGCCGACCTCACCCAGCAGCACGGCTTCTTCCATGCCGGCATGGTCAGCACGCTGGCCGACAATGCCGGCGGCTATGCCGCGCTGAGCCTGATGCCGGCCGGGGCGGAGGTGCTGGCGGTCGAGTTCAAGATCAACCTGATGTCGCCGGCCAAGGGCGACGTGATGATCGCCCGCGCCCGCGTGGTGAAGCCGGGCCGCACCCTGGTCATCACCCAGGTCGAGATCGCGATGCTGGACGGCGGGGTGGAGAAGGACTGCGCCCTGATGCAGCAGACCACCTTCTGCGTGATGCCGAAGTGA
- a CDS encoding 2-hydroxychromene-2-carboxylate isomerase: MRVSDPIDFYFDFASPYGYFASLRIDELAAKHGRSVIWHPVLLGAIFKVTGMKPNLQQPLRGEYLTHDVGRIARLTGVPFTFPDSAPVNGVAASRAFYWLADQHPEQAKLLARALFHAHFGEGRDIGPSDTVAEIASQTLGSLGIDRAAVTAALQDPTVKDRLRTETDDAVDRGVFGSPFVLVDGEPFWGWDRLDMVDRWLATGGW; the protein is encoded by the coding sequence ATGCGCGTGTCCGACCCCATCGACTTCTATTTCGACTTCGCCTCGCCCTACGGCTATTTCGCCAGCCTGCGCATCGACGAACTGGCGGCGAAGCATGGCCGCTCCGTCATCTGGCACCCTGTCCTGCTCGGCGCCATCTTCAAGGTGACGGGCATGAAGCCGAACCTGCAGCAGCCGCTGCGCGGCGAATATCTGACGCACGATGTCGGCCGCATCGCCCGGCTGACCGGCGTTCCCTTCACCTTCCCCGATTCGGCGCCGGTCAACGGCGTCGCGGCGTCGCGTGCCTTCTATTGGCTGGCCGACCAGCATCCGGAACAGGCGAAGCTGCTGGCCCGCGCGCTATTCCATGCCCATTTCGGCGAAGGGCGCGACATCGGACCGTCCGACACGGTGGCGGAGATCGCGTCGCAGACGCTGGGCAGCCTCGGCATCGACCGCGCCGCGGTGACGGCCGCGCTCCAGGACCCGACGGTCAAGGACCGGCTGCGGACGGAAACGGATGATGCGGTCGACCGCGGGGTCTTCGGCTCTCCCTTCGTCCTCGTCGACGGCGAACCCTTCTGGGGCTGGGACCGGCTCGACATGGTCGACCGCTGGCTTGCCACCGGCGGCTGGTGA
- a CDS encoding potassium channel family protein has protein sequence MDQIVPDRRPRTASPTAAAPTVGAHAGAHGARGASKSWLGGALLTALLLGLIALSIRSVSGDLTFVLLGSVGLAVGAFHYLFPGSQFFTLALTNFIGVYACIFVFFLESNFHNIRPLTQAIAFVLPLAAFLGGAWWRAEDIRRIVMSRRLREGGHFDRIFLWMAPVWGIGALTFLVPGQDIDTQTVGAIFLLSMSAVAAIVALVARDIAIFLLDAGLLFEGFFQQSARLVLPAFAFLTFYSLCIILFGAIYTIMDRFMVEPNFVIEGVRRDLTFAEGIYFSIVTFATVGYGDIHPVSGPVRLICGIEIIMGVLLLLFGFSAIIGHARPTGRSDRSDPL, from the coding sequence ATGGACCAGATCGTTCCCGACCGCCGCCCCCGGACGGCAAGTCCCACAGCAGCGGCCCCCACTGTCGGCGCGCATGCCGGTGCCCATGGCGCGCGCGGTGCATCCAAATCCTGGCTGGGCGGGGCGCTGCTGACCGCGTTGCTGCTCGGCCTGATCGCATTGTCGATCCGGTCGGTGTCGGGCGACCTGACCTTCGTGCTTCTGGGATCGGTCGGGCTGGCGGTCGGCGCCTTCCACTACCTGTTTCCGGGCAGCCAGTTCTTCACGCTGGCCCTGACCAACTTCATCGGCGTCTATGCCTGCATCTTCGTCTTTTTCCTGGAAAGCAATTTCCACAACATCCGGCCGCTGACCCAGGCCATCGCCTTCGTCCTGCCGCTGGCCGCGTTCCTGGGCGGTGCCTGGTGGCGGGCGGAGGACATCCGGCGGATCGTGATGTCGCGGCGTCTGCGCGAAGGCGGCCATTTCGACCGGATCTTCCTGTGGATGGCCCCGGTCTGGGGCATCGGCGCCCTGACCTTCCTGGTGCCGGGTCAGGACATCGACACGCAGACGGTCGGCGCCATCTTCCTGTTGTCCATGTCGGCGGTCGCCGCGATCGTCGCCCTGGTCGCCCGCGACATCGCCATCTTCCTGCTCGATGCCGGACTGCTGTTCGAAGGGTTCTTCCAGCAATCGGCACGGCTGGTGCTGCCGGCCTTCGCCTTCCTCACCTTCTATTCGCTGTGCATCATCCTGTTCGGCGCCATCTACACCATCATGGACCGCTTCATGGTGGAGCCGAACTTCGTCATCGAAGGTGTCAGGCGTGATCTGACCTTCGCCGAAGGCATCTATTTCTCCATCGTGACCTTCGCCACCGTCGGCTATGGCGATATCCATCCGGTCTCCGGGCCGGTGCGTCTGATCTGCGGCATCGAGATCATCATGGGCGTGCTTCTGCTGCTGTTCGGCTTCAGCGCCATCATCGGCCATGCCCGGCCGACCGGGCGTTCCGACCGCAGCGATCCCCTCTGA
- a CDS encoding IS1595 family transposase, producing the protein MPRRTKSQHFLLSAAARTLSLATVLRLSDTEAETVFAAIRWPETNGRPVCPACDCDAVYDCRRPSGAPRWRCKRCRKDFSLTSGTLFAFHKLALRMYLAAVVIFVNEVKGKGALPLSRDLGVQYKTAFVLGHKIREAMAAESRGVVIGGAGKAAEIDGAYFGGHVRPENRKAERKDRRLAINQTGKRRCVVTIRERDGRTLTGVFPSEDAAGSFIRSRVAKGTEVHADESSAWNDLHARYPMHRINHQDAYSQDGACTNGAESFFSRIRRGEIGHHHHISGLYLHRYANEAAFREDHRRTSNGEQFRVVVGLVTKTGPSVDFCGYWQRAHAA; encoded by the coding sequence ATGCCCCGTCGCACCAAAAGCCAGCACTTCCTTCTCAGCGCCGCGGCGCGCACGCTGTCGCTGGCGACCGTGCTGCGCCTGTCGGACACGGAAGCCGAGACGGTGTTCGCGGCGATCCGCTGGCCGGAGACGAACGGGCGTCCCGTGTGCCCGGCGTGCGATTGTGATGCGGTGTACGACTGCCGCCGGCCGAGCGGTGCGCCTCGCTGGCGCTGCAAGCGGTGCCGCAAAGACTTCTCCCTCACCTCGGGCACGCTGTTCGCCTTCCACAAGCTGGCGCTCCGGATGTACCTCGCCGCCGTGGTGATCTTCGTCAACGAGGTGAAGGGCAAGGGCGCGCTGCCGCTGTCGCGCGACCTGGGCGTCCAGTACAAGACGGCGTTCGTGCTGGGCCACAAGATCCGCGAAGCGATGGCGGCCGAGAGCCGCGGTGTCGTCATCGGCGGCGCGGGCAAGGCGGCGGAGATCGATGGGGCCTACTTCGGCGGCCACGTCCGCCCGGAGAACCGCAAGGCGGAGCGCAAGGACCGCCGGCTGGCCATCAACCAGACCGGCAAGCGCCGGTGTGTCGTCACCATCCGCGAGCGCGACGGCCGCACCCTGACCGGCGTGTTCCCGTCCGAGGACGCCGCCGGCAGCTTCATCCGCTCGCGCGTCGCCAAGGGCACCGAAGTGCATGCGGACGAGTCCAGCGCCTGGAACGACCTGCACGCCCGCTACCCGATGCACCGCATCAACCACCAGGACGCCTACAGCCAGGACGGCGCCTGCACCAACGGGGCGGAATCTTTCTTCTCGCGCATCCGCCGCGGGGAGATCGGGCACCATCATCACATCTCGGGCCTCTACCTGCACCGCTACGCCAATGAGGCCGCGTTCCGAGAGGATCATCGCCGGACCAGCAACGGCGAGCAGTTCCGCGTCGTGGTCGGGCTGGTGACGAAGACCGGCCCGTCGGTCGATTTCTGCGGCTACTGGCAGCGCGCTCACGCGGCGTGA
- a CDS encoding thiazole synthase, giving the protein MSQTIPADPLVIAGRSFGSRLFLGTAGYPNQQVMLDALAASGSELVTLAIRRISLDGYSESLVDVLARATAGRPGGPVGLLPNTAGCMTAKEAVLTAQLSREALDTPWIKLEVIGDRELLYPDVEELLRATEELVNDGFVVLPYCNDDPVTCRKLADLGAAAVMPLGAFIGSGLGIRNPHAIETICARSPVPVVLDAGIGTASDAARAMELGCAAVLLNTAVSKARDPVRMAAAMRDAVSAGRGAHLAGRMPMRAHAEPSSPQMGLIGG; this is encoded by the coding sequence ATGTCCCAAACCATTCCCGCCGACCCCCTAGTCATCGCCGGGCGCAGCTTCGGTTCGCGCCTGTTCCTGGGCACCGCCGGCTATCCGAACCAGCAGGTCATGCTCGACGCGCTGGCGGCCAGCGGCAGCGAGCTGGTCACGCTGGCGATCCGGCGCATCAGCCTGGACGGCTATTCGGAAAGCCTGGTCGACGTGCTGGCCCGCGCCACCGCCGGGCGGCCGGGCGGCCCGGTCGGGCTGCTGCCCAACACCGCCGGCTGCATGACCGCCAAGGAGGCCGTGCTGACCGCGCAGCTGTCGCGCGAGGCGCTGGATACCCCCTGGATCAAGCTGGAGGTGATCGGCGACCGCGAGCTGCTCTATCCCGACGTGGAGGAACTGCTGCGCGCGACGGAGGAGTTGGTGAATGACGGCTTCGTCGTGCTGCCCTACTGCAACGACGATCCGGTGACCTGCCGCAAGCTGGCCGACCTGGGCGCCGCCGCGGTGATGCCGCTGGGCGCCTTCATCGGGTCGGGGCTTGGCATCCGCAACCCGCACGCCATCGAGACGATCTGCGCCCGCAGCCCGGTTCCGGTGGTGCTGGACGCCGGCATCGGCACCGCGTCGGACGCCGCCCGCGCGATGGAGCTGGGCTGTGCCGCCGTGCTGCTGAACACCGCGGTGTCGAAGGCGCGCGATCCGGTGCGGATGGCGGCGGCGATGCGCGACGCGGTGAGCGCCGGCCGGGGCGCCCATCTCGCCGGCCGCATGCCGATGCGGGCCCATGCCGAACCGTCCAGCCCGCAGATGGGCCTGATCGGGGGGTGA
- a CDS encoding recombinase family protein, protein MPPKPSAMKPIRAAVYVRYSSDEQRPESVTDQLESCRRLCEAKGWTMVGTYADAAMSGASDNRPEFRRLREDAEAGLFDMVVTESLDRLSRRLADVTGFHDRLTFLRIGLHTVDRGEISPLLAGVLGAIAQSYLDDLRHKTRRGLRGKTLAGLSAGGVTYGYDVATTDDGEPGARTVNAAEAVVVRRIFEEAAAGRSPRDIAKGLNADGIAPPRHTRTKGQREWGDTTIRGQTKRGTGILNNELYVGRLVWDRCSYVKDPATGKRVARPKPPEEWERTDVPHLRIVTDDLWDTVKARQAAVTKDMSKAESYSKGHALARANRPKHMLSGLLVCGECGSPFILVGKDYYGCNRHRSKGTCGNGLKVRLGDIEGRVVDALRHWLLQPDVLAKGVANIRELVARVGAEAGKETAALRRKLASLEGQVSNIVDAIATGMRSAALAAKLAALEAEAEAVKAAMAEATAPMPEVPDAATLAEAYRLVVDNLVMLGGGARMTEVVRRIVTKVTLTPTPEGNGLKAEMEGSLTRAVELLQVLESEQPASEEAGCSMAVVAGAGFEPAAFRL, encoded by the coding sequence ATGCCACCGAAGCCGTCCGCCATGAAGCCGATCCGGGCGGCCGTGTACGTAAGGTACTCGTCGGACGAACAGCGACCGGAGTCGGTTACGGATCAGCTCGAATCCTGCCGCCGCCTTTGCGAAGCCAAGGGGTGGACGATGGTCGGGACCTACGCGGACGCCGCCATGTCGGGCGCGTCTGACAACCGCCCCGAGTTCAGGCGCCTGCGCGAGGACGCCGAGGCGGGCCTGTTCGACATGGTGGTCACGGAGTCCCTCGATCGCCTCAGCCGGCGGCTGGCAGATGTGACCGGCTTCCACGACCGCCTCACGTTCCTGCGGATCGGGCTACACACCGTAGACCGCGGCGAGATATCACCATTGCTGGCCGGCGTGCTGGGCGCCATCGCCCAAAGCTACCTTGACGACTTGCGGCATAAAACCCGCCGCGGCCTCCGCGGCAAGACGCTGGCGGGCCTTTCGGCGGGCGGCGTGACCTACGGCTACGACGTCGCCACCACGGATGACGGCGAACCCGGTGCCCGCACTGTCAACGCAGCCGAGGCGGTGGTGGTGCGTCGCATCTTCGAGGAGGCGGCGGCGGGACGGTCGCCCCGGGACATCGCCAAGGGCCTGAATGCGGATGGTATCGCCCCGCCGCGGCACACCCGCACCAAGGGCCAGCGGGAGTGGGGCGACACCACTATACGCGGCCAGACCAAGCGGGGGACGGGCATCCTCAACAACGAACTCTATGTTGGTCGGCTGGTGTGGGACAGGTGCAGCTATGTGAAAGACCCGGCGACGGGCAAACGGGTGGCGCGGCCGAAGCCGCCGGAGGAATGGGAACGGACCGACGTCCCCCATCTCCGGATCGTCACCGACGATCTGTGGGACACAGTGAAGGCCCGGCAAGCCGCCGTCACCAAGGACATGTCCAAGGCCGAAAGCTACAGCAAGGGACATGCCCTGGCACGGGCGAATCGGCCGAAGCACATGCTGTCGGGCCTGCTGGTCTGCGGCGAGTGCGGAAGCCCCTTCATCCTCGTCGGCAAGGACTACTACGGGTGCAATCGCCACCGCTCCAAGGGCACCTGCGGCAACGGCCTGAAGGTCAGGCTTGGAGACATCGAAGGGCGCGTGGTGGACGCCCTGCGGCATTGGCTCCTCCAACCCGACGTGCTGGCGAAGGGCGTTGCCAACATTCGCGAGTTGGTCGCCCGCGTCGGGGCGGAAGCGGGCAAAGAGACGGCCGCCCTGCGGCGCAAGTTGGCGTCGCTGGAGGGCCAAGTGTCGAACATCGTAGACGCGATCGCCACGGGGATGCGTTCGGCCGCCCTGGCGGCGAAGCTGGCTGCGCTGGAGGCGGAGGCGGAGGCGGTGAAAGCGGCCATGGCCGAGGCAACGGCGCCGATGCCCGAGGTGCCCGACGCGGCGACTCTGGCCGAGGCGTACCGCCTGGTCGTGGACAACTTGGTGATGCTGGGCGGTGGCGCCCGCATGACGGAGGTGGTCCGCCGCATCGTTACCAAGGTGACGCTGACGCCGACGCCTGAAGGCAACGGGCTGAAGGCCGAGATGGAAGGGAGCCTCACGCGGGCGGTGGAACTGCTCCAAGTCCTTGAAAGCGAACAGCCCGCCTCAGAAGAGGCGGGCTGTTCGATGGCGGTGGTTGCGGGGGCAGGATTTGAACCTGCGGCCTTCAGGTTATGA